The proteins below are encoded in one region of Knoellia sp. S7-12:
- a CDS encoding TIGR03085 family metal-binding protein, translating into MTQASVNIARRERLDLCETFELVGPDAPTLCMPWTTRDLAAHLVIREGRPDLASGIWVPFLADRTEREQAKVAAQPWPALVEAVRSGPPRWHPAQMAPIDNAVNLAEMVVHHEDVLRGDGTPGPRREPTAHLEAAAWALLSRMGRLLFRKVPDGVELHAPGRGALTVSGGDVTVHVSGAPLELLLTAYGRRQVAQIDLTGDEAAMARFETSRFGL; encoded by the coding sequence ATGACCCAAGCCTCGGTGAACATTGCACGCAGGGAGCGCCTCGACCTGTGCGAGACCTTCGAACTGGTGGGCCCGGACGCTCCCACGCTGTGTATGCCGTGGACCACCCGCGATCTCGCGGCGCACCTCGTCATCCGTGAGGGTCGCCCCGACCTCGCCTCGGGCATCTGGGTCCCCTTTCTGGCGGACCGCACCGAGCGCGAACAGGCCAAGGTCGCGGCCCAGCCATGGCCCGCCCTCGTCGAAGCGGTCCGCTCCGGCCCACCGAGGTGGCACCCGGCGCAGATGGCCCCCATAGACAACGCGGTCAACCTCGCCGAGATGGTCGTCCACCACGAGGACGTGCTGCGCGGCGACGGGACACCGGGCCCGCGTCGCGAGCCCACTGCGCACCTCGAAGCCGCGGCCTGGGCCCTTCTCTCCCGCATGGGTCGGCTCCTCTTCCGCAAGGTTCCGGACGGCGTCGAGCTGCACGCGCCCGGCCGTGGTGCGCTCACCGTGAGTGGCGGCGACGTCACCGTCCACGTGTCGGGAGCGCCGCTGGAACTGTTGCTCACGGCATACGGGCGTCGCCAGGTCGCACAGATCGACCTGACGGGCGACGAGGCCGCCATGGCCCGCTTCGAGACGTCCCGCTTCGGACTCTGA
- a CDS encoding FUSC family protein, with product MPSASELPARVAARSRTEARIRTDRLSGRFVFIVQCGIGAALAWWLAKDVFDHPLPFFAPVTAIISLGLSYGQRVRRAVEVMIGVAIGVLIGDIFAHLFGSGVIQLLVVIMLAMTIASLFGAGLLITIQAGVQAAIITTLVAAPGQAFTRWLDAVIGGSVALIISALVPATGLHRPRQQAARVVDEIAAILNETARVIRTDDTALATRTLERARASEAMLVELQSLASEGVAVVRLSPFRRRHLPGAQAISDLLEPLDRSIRNLRVLVRRAAVGTKRHEVVPAAYVALIDDLARSCADISRELHERHAPVAARAGLRRLGERSAAIDPDSGLSGEVIRAQVRSMVVDLLLLTGVPLDEAGGYIPVSGRPTDEGDGEGDGADEDESTPN from the coding sequence ATGCCGTCCGCCTCCGAACTGCCTGCCCGCGTCGCCGCGCGCTCGCGCACCGAGGCGCGGATCCGCACCGACCGCCTGTCCGGCCGGTTCGTCTTCATCGTCCAGTGCGGGATCGGGGCGGCGCTCGCATGGTGGCTCGCGAAGGACGTCTTCGACCACCCATTGCCCTTCTTCGCCCCCGTGACGGCGATCATCTCGCTCGGCCTGTCCTACGGGCAGCGGGTGCGTCGCGCCGTCGAGGTGATGATCGGCGTCGCGATCGGCGTCCTCATCGGCGACATCTTCGCCCACCTCTTCGGCAGCGGGGTCATCCAACTGCTCGTCGTCATCATGCTCGCCATGACCATCGCCTCGCTCTTCGGGGCAGGACTGCTCATCACGATCCAGGCGGGGGTCCAGGCGGCCATCATCACGACGCTCGTGGCCGCACCGGGTCAGGCGTTCACCCGCTGGCTCGACGCCGTCATCGGTGGCAGCGTCGCCCTCATCATCAGTGCGCTCGTTCCTGCGACGGGCCTGCATCGACCCCGCCAGCAGGCTGCGCGGGTCGTCGACGAGATCGCCGCCATCCTCAACGAGACGGCCCGAGTCATCCGGACCGACGACACGGCCCTCGCCACTCGCACGCTCGAGCGGGCACGCGCGTCCGAGGCGATGCTCGTCGAGCTGCAGTCCCTCGCCTCCGAGGGGGTCGCGGTCGTGCGGCTCTCACCGTTTCGCCGCCGGCACCTGCCCGGCGCCCAGGCGATCTCGGACCTGCTCGAGCCGCTCGACCGCAGCATCCGCAACCTGCGCGTGCTCGTCCGGCGGGCCGCGGTCGGGACCAAACGTCACGAAGTCGTCCCGGCGGCATACGTCGCCCTGATCGATGACCTGGCGCGGTCGTGCGCCGACATCTCTCGCGAGCTCCACGAGCGGCACGCACCGGTGGCGGCGCGGGCCGGGCTGCGACGACTCGGCGAACGAAGTGCCGCGATCGACCCCGACTCGGGACTCTCCGGCGAGGTCATCCGCGCACAGGTGAGGTCGATGGTCGTCGACCTGCTGCTCCTCACCGGCGTGCCGCTGGACGAGGCGGGCGGCTACATCCCGGTGTCGGGTCGACCCACTGACGAGGGCGACGGCGAGGGCGACGGCGCTGACGAGGACGAGTCGACCCCGAATTAG
- a CDS encoding MFS transporter, whose translation MEAMTDVGDLATEVRALAAERGARCGSVTLIAIDGPSGSGKTTLAADLGDELDALILHVDDMHQGWTGLLETVDLARATMVDAWLRGEPASHPTWNWEVGVRGPDLAVPQAKLVVLEGVGAFAIAAGIATAGVWVEAPCEQRHDRAIARDGEVFASHWDVWADQERQLYAVSPGRAEADLRVDTGRVGAEPAVDAPRGPSLALVVIGVVAVSLSMRTLMTSLPPLLPRIRGDLGLSSVWLGVLTTLPVLCMGLLAPAAARLGLRLGVARCISLAMVAVAVGNLVRGFGHELVALYLGTLCAGAGMALAGTLLPGMVKGFFPTGRSGLATGVQMLAMMGGAGLAAAVSVPLAGALGDWDLALGFWGLVAVVGLVFWIPVDRAVHRGGDHDQHPADTSHGLPWRSTTAWLVAAFLAIQSWQFYSTLAWLSPTYVDHGWDARDAGLLLSVFTGAQLVSGLVGPAITDRVGDWRIPLVGAGLFGLAGQTGVWAAPDAAPWVWALLLGAAQGASFAIGLVLLVRYAVSPAAAARFTAMAFLMSYSVASMGPTTMGAVRDLTGGYSAIWLVLALLMLVQLAATLTLKPSRPPVR comes from the coding sequence ATGGAGGCGATGACCGACGTGGGCGATCTCGCGACCGAGGTTCGAGCACTCGCTGCGGAACGGGGTGCGCGCTGCGGCTCCGTCACCCTCATCGCCATCGACGGGCCCAGTGGATCGGGCAAGACCACGCTCGCTGCCGACCTCGGGGACGAGCTCGACGCGCTCATCCTGCACGTGGACGACATGCACCAGGGGTGGACAGGACTGCTCGAGACGGTGGACCTGGCGCGCGCGACCATGGTGGACGCGTGGTTGCGGGGTGAGCCGGCCAGTCACCCGACCTGGAACTGGGAGGTGGGCGTTCGCGGACCCGACCTCGCAGTGCCGCAGGCGAAGCTCGTCGTGCTCGAAGGGGTCGGGGCCTTCGCGATCGCGGCGGGCATCGCGACGGCCGGGGTCTGGGTCGAGGCGCCGTGCGAACAGCGTCACGACCGCGCGATCGCCCGCGACGGCGAGGTGTTCGCGTCGCACTGGGACGTGTGGGCGGACCAGGAACGCCAGCTCTATGCCGTCTCGCCCGGGCGCGCAGAGGCCGACCTGCGCGTCGACACCGGCAGGGTGGGTGCCGAACCTGCGGTCGACGCCCCACGCGGACCATCACTGGCTCTCGTCGTCATCGGGGTGGTCGCGGTGTCGCTGAGCATGCGGACCCTCATGACGTCGCTGCCACCGCTGCTGCCGCGGATCCGTGGAGACCTCGGCCTGAGCTCGGTCTGGCTCGGTGTCCTCACGACACTCCCGGTGCTCTGCATGGGCCTGCTCGCACCGGCGGCGGCCCGGTTGGGGCTGCGTCTCGGCGTGGCCCGGTGCATCTCGCTCGCCATGGTGGCGGTGGCCGTCGGCAACCTCGTGCGCGGGTTCGGGCATGAGCTCGTCGCCCTCTATCTCGGCACCCTCTGCGCCGGCGCCGGGATGGCGCTCGCCGGGACCCTGCTGCCGGGCATGGTCAAGGGCTTCTTCCCCACTGGCCGCTCGGGTCTGGCGACCGGAGTGCAGATGCTCGCGATGATGGGTGGCGCCGGACTGGCCGCCGCCGTCTCGGTCCCGTTGGCCGGTGCGCTGGGCGACTGGGACCTCGCGCTCGGGTTCTGGGGACTCGTCGCGGTGGTCGGTCTCGTGTTCTGGATCCCCGTCGACCGGGCGGTGCACCGCGGTGGCGACCACGACCAGCACCCGGCTGACACCAGCCACGGCCTCCCTTGGCGCAGCACCACCGCCTGGCTCGTCGCGGCCTTTCTCGCCATCCAGTCCTGGCAGTTCTACTCGACGCTGGCCTGGCTCTCACCCACCTATGTCGACCACGGATGGGACGCCCGTGACGCTGGCCTCTTGCTGTCGGTCTTCACCGGCGCCCAGCTCGTCTCGGGGCTCGTCGGTCCGGCGATCACCGACCGCGTGGGCGACTGGCGGATCCCGCTCGTGGGCGCCGGTCTGTTCGGCCTGGCTGGCCAGACGGGCGTGTGGGCCGCCCCCGATGCCGCGCCCTGGGTGTGGGCGCTGCTGCTCGGTGCCGCCCAGGGCGCGTCCTTCGCGATCGGGCTCGTCCTGCTCGTCCGGTATGCCGTGTCGCCGGCCGCCGCTGCTCGGTTCACCGCGATGGCGTTCCTCATGTCCTACTCGGTGGCGTCGATGGGGCCCACCACGATGGGCGCGGTGCGAGACCTCACCGGTGGCTACTCGGCGATCTGGTTGGTGCTGGCGCTGCTCATGCTCGTCCAGCTCGCCGCGACCCTGACCCTCAAACCCAGCCGACCCCCCGTCCGCTGA
- the hisF gene encoding imidazole glycerol phosphate synthase subunit HisF — protein sequence MSVAIRVIPCLDVDAGRVVKGVNFENLRDAGDPVELARSYGEQGADELTFLDVTASSGDRATTYDVVRRTAEQVFIPLTVGGGVRTVDDVDRLLRSGADKVGVNTAAIARPELIAETADRFGSQVLVLSADVRRRRAVDGSVTDDVEVTTHGGRTRTGLDAIEWCVRAAEFGAGEILLNSMDADGTKAGFDLDLIQRVRREVSIPVIASGGAGAVEHFAPAVRAGADAVLAASVFHFGDLTIGQVKDALRADGHPVR from the coding sequence GTGAGCGTCGCCATCCGTGTCATCCCATGCCTCGACGTCGACGCCGGTCGCGTCGTCAAGGGCGTGAACTTCGAGAACCTGCGTGACGCAGGAGACCCCGTCGAGCTCGCCCGCTCCTATGGCGAGCAGGGCGCCGACGAGCTGACCTTCCTCGACGTCACCGCGAGCAGCGGTGACCGGGCGACGACCTATGACGTCGTGCGGCGCACCGCAGAGCAGGTCTTCATCCCGCTCACTGTCGGCGGGGGAGTGCGCACAGTCGACGACGTCGACCGCCTGCTGCGCAGTGGCGCAGACAAGGTGGGCGTCAATACGGCCGCCATCGCCCGCCCCGAGCTCATCGCCGAGACCGCTGACCGCTTCGGTTCGCAGGTGCTCGTGCTGTCGGCGGACGTGCGTCGCCGCCGCGCCGTTGACGGCAGCGTGACCGATGACGTCGAGGTGACCACCCACGGCGGGCGGACCCGAACCGGGCTCGACGCCATCGAGTGGTGTGTCCGCGCGGCCGAGTTCGGCGCCGGTGAGATCCTGCTCAACTCGATGGACGCCGATGGGACCAAGGCGGGCTTCGACCTCGACCTCATCCAGCGGGTCCGGCGAGAGGTGTCGATTCCCGTCATCGCCAGTGGTGGCGCGGGGGCCGTGGAGCACTTCGCACCCGCTGTCCGGGCCGGTGCTGACGCAGTCCTCGCCGCCAGTGTCTTCCACTTCGGCGACCTCACGATCGGCCAGGTCAAGGACGCGCTGCGCGCCGACGGTCACCCCGTCCGCTGA